CAATCAGGATTGCAAAATAAGGATTTGGTTCGCCGATTTTTCTCTTGCTTCCCTGAATTTCCAAATCTTTAAGTTTCCGGAGTTTTCCTTCAATTTTTAAAAGATTGCCGAGATCATCATTAAATTCGCTGGATTTTCTCTGGTCTTCGGGGATTTTGGTTAAATCTTTTTTAAATTCATTTAACCGGGGGAGATAGCAGACCTGTCCGTCGTACGGGAAATCGGAATAGTGCCTGTTTCCGGTACCTGATGAAAAACTGTTGTCGCCCCTGCACTGGCTGCCTATTTCATCAAGTAATTCCCCTGCTTCTCCGCCTTCGGCTACAATTCTTCGTACCCACGGGTCAAGGGCAACCCTGGTAACTGACGGAAAAGCCATCTTTCTTCCGCCTGCAAGTCTTTTGGTAAGGCCGATTGCAGATAGCTGCTCGCCGTCACTGAGACGCATTCTTAATTCAAGAATTCCCAAATTTTTTCGTTTCTCTTTCAGTACGCTTTCGCGTGCACCGTCGAGGGAGCATTTAGGAATTCCGGGTACTCCTTTTACCTGTTCAAAATCCCGTATGGATTTTCTGCCTGCAAGGAGCCTGATCACTCTTTTTCTGGCTATGCGATAATCGTCTTCATTTTCCAGAGGGACCCATGCGGAGTTGAATTCTATAAGATCTTCTACCTGTTCTTTCCAGAGTATGTCTCCTGTCGGATCATCTCTTATGACACCTTTTGCTTCTTTTTTGGCAGCTTCGGCATAATTCAGCCAGATATCTTTTGCTGCGGTTTCTGCTTTTTCATTAATTTCTTCAGGGTCTCCTCCTCTTTCAGGCAGTTTTGCAAGAATCACGTTTCCTATATTGAATGAATCCAATTCATGACCGCGATTTGTAGGTTCCAGTTCAGGATCACTTTTTTTTAATGCAGGAAAGATCAATTCTCCTCCAGAATCTGCTATGGCTTTTGCCGCCGCCCTGCTGATCTCTGAGAGAAGATATGAGCCGAACCACAGATCGCGTGTCCGGCGGGCGGACGCGATGAAGTCCTGTACCGGTCCGACTGACAGGACATACAGGTATTTTGTCATTTCGGAACCTCCTGAAATCCGTTTTCTTCAGCATATGCGAGGAAAGCTTCGAGAGCAGAACCTGGATGCTTCCCCCCACGGGAAAATCTCATAGGAGAGTTTGGATAAGCGGCATTTGCTGTATTAACGATATCATTATAAGATAATGAGACACCTGTGGTTAGATCGTGCTTTCCCGGTTTTAGATAAGCTGAATCAAGCGGATTTGTTTTTAATCTCAGAATAAGCGATTTGCACCCGTTTTGGTATTTGATTGGTTTCAGAATTAATGGACTGGCCATCCTGTCATTTTTCTCATTCGGTTGCAGAGTTGGTTTAATGTTATCATCATCGGTATTATTTCCAATATACTCATCTTTAAGTTCAAAAATAATCGGCATCCCAAACTCTGCACGGGGAAATGATTTAACTGTTATACGGTTATCAGTCTTTTTCCTCCCCTTGGGACGTATTTTTAATCCATTCTGGTTTTGAATTGTTTCACGAATTGTTTCGGGCTCCGGCCAAAAAGATTTACTATAAACATTTCTCCCAACTTTTCCCTGCCTGAAATCTTTCATTCCTCCTACAACGTCGGACCAGCATTTTAAAGGGTCAATCTGATTATTTGTATTAATACGGAGTTTTTCTGGTAATGTAGGCCAGGATTTTGGAGTATTTTTATCGATCTGGTATTTTTTAAGGGAATCCGAGTACCATTTACCAATATCATCATCCGGGGGAGCAAATTCCTTACAGTATAAAGCACCGCACCCTCTTCGTGTCCTTGCCCCGATCCCCCCAAAATTGACCCATGCCCAGAAAGCCGCTTCAATATCATTCTCGATTGGATCAATTCTCTCCGGCTTGTGTTCTTTTTTTTGCTGTATTAATTTTTCATTTTCAATTTTTCTTAGTTCATTGAGTCTTTTTTCTTTTAACCAGCTGATGATAACTGTAAAATTAAAATTTTCTTTTATTAACTCGGCCTCACCTGCCTTTGCAGAAAAGAGTGCATAAACCTCTGGTCCATATCTGAAAAAACCGTAATCCGGAGGAGAACGGTATTGGATTTCCTTAGGCTGTACAACTTCAATGATCACCGGGCTGGGATTATCCGTCGTTCCCCAGATCTCGCCTTCTCTCTGCCGCAGGTCCTGTTCATTATTGTAGTTCGCTCCTCTGGTAGCCCGCCACCAGAACCGGAGATGACCGCGAACACTTGACGCCCTTATCGGCATAGCCGGGTCAGCTATTCCTGCTTCAGCTCCCCCTCCGAACATCGGGGTTATTACTTCGATCTCGTATATTTTTGTCTCAATATCCGGATCATCTTTTTTTTCAGGAATCACTTTTGGAAATTCAGGTAATTTTCTTGTAATTTGAATCACTCTCCTTAACTATCGAATTTAATCACTCCTTTGATTTCAACTGAGAACTCTTTCCTGCAATCGAGGTTTCAAAAAATTTCTCATGCTTTTGCACTTGCGACATAAAAACCTCCGAAACCGTATGTCGTGTTCTTTCCGATCTGCAGATACTCCCCCGCTTTCAGGATCGTTCCAAGTCCGGGATCTACACCCGACGTATCATAAGTTATCGATCCGGTGATCCCGGTGAAGACGATGTTCTTCTTCTCCCTGTTTTTCCTGGAATGCACGAGGATCGAATTCGTCCTGATATCGAAATCCAGTATTTCCGGATAATTGTCAAATTCGAGATCTTCGACATGGAGAGGATAATTTCCAGGATCGTACTTCTTCGCGGTCCTGTTGAATGAGCGAAGCGAGGCAGTGACCAGTGCGGAAAAAGCGGGAAGCTGCATAAGCCTGCCTTTCTCAAAAAGAGCTGTCGGAGTTATGAAATTAACCGTGGTCGAGTCCCCGAGGTTATACTCCGGAATTTCATTCATCGTTCTTGCCTGGATACCGCCGATCTCGTATTTGCAGCCGTTGAAGTTGTAGACGCCCTCCTTTTCATAAAGAGAGGATAATACCGAAGGCACGTACTTCCTGCGATCGCCGTGGATCTTCAGAAAACCGGTAACGAGATCTTCGTTCTTAAACGAAAGGACTGCGTAGGGCTTGATATCGTTATCGGCTTTGTAAATACGGGAATATGCCGAATCTTCGGTATCAGGTTCGCAATAGTTGTCCTGGTTGAATTTCAATGCATGACCCAGAAATCCCCGGAAAATATCTCCGCAGAATTCGGGAGCGGCGTCGTTTCTTAAATTAATATCAACAGTAATTATCGAACTGTTGAAAGCCGGGTTTGTTCGCTGAACGTTTTTTTGTTTTATCTGTATGACATATACCCCCTGAAGAATATTTTTTCCTTTTAAGTGGATGTGCATAAACATTTCGATTTGAATCCGCGATCGTTTTAGTCCGCATAACTAACGCAGCCGGCACTCCGATCATGAGACCTGGGTGCATTATCATGTGATTTGCAATGAAAAAGAGAGATGAACGAGATAATTTTCATCGTATGCGCATGAGTCGTCTGATAACGTGCGTTGCTGCAGGGCCGGAGATGCTTTCGTAAGCCGCATGAAGATCTCAAGATCGTCTTCTGATAATTCCGGTATGCAAAGCCTGTCATGAAAAAATCGTTTCAGTTAACGATCATTTCCCCGAAGAAGAGCAGGATTATCTTGTAATATGATCTTCATCACGACATTTTCTGCGGTGATCTTTATAAAGGATCATCGGATGATCCGATCACCGCAAAAATGAAAAAACGGAGTCAGCTCCTGCCTTCTTTTGCCCTGTTTCGGAGGGTCACCTGCGGTGATCTTTATAAAGGATCTCCGACAGATCCGATCACCGCAAAGTTTGAAAAAACGGAGCATGCAGGAGCCGACAGAAATCTTTTTCTCAGAGAAAGGCATACTGTTGCAATGTCACCCGCAATTAGAAGGGTATGGAAACAAGAATCATGCAGAGCAAGATTACAAGACGAAGCCTTAAGTTGCAATGTCACCCGCAATTAGAAGGGTATGGAAACTTCATCTATCTTCTTTAAGACAATTATTGGCATCATGTTGCAATGTCACCCGCAATTAGAAGGGTATGGAAACAAAGGTATAGATCGGTAGGTTCCCCGTCCTTTTCAAAGTGTGTTGCAATGTCACCCGCAATTAGAAGGGTATGGAAACCTCAATCTCGCTGTTGGGAACAGCTACAGTTTTTCGTTGCAATGTCACCCGCAATTAGAAGGGTATGGAAACAGTTGCAGAATCAATTTTCTCGCACTCCATTCTCAAAAGTTGCAATGTCACCCGCAATTAGAAGGGTATGGAAACTCTTGAATATCTTCCGACGTTGCGTGGGGAATTACTTCGTTGCAATGTCACCCGCAATTAGAAGGGTATGGAAACACCTGCGCAATGCGTTCCACATATACCTATTTTCATATTAGTTGCAATGTCACCCGCAATTAGAAGGGTATGGAAACTTTTAAAATACGTCTCTTCTATCTCTAAACTCATTCAATCGTTGCAATGTCACCCGCAATTAGGAGGGTATGGAAACAAAAGAAGTCGTGCAGCGTTATTGGCGAGGTTGATACGTTGCAATGTCACCCGCAATTAGAAGGGTATGGAAACTGTCAATGTTCTTTATAATTTCACTACTCTTTTGTTGCAATGTCACCCGCAATTAGAAGGATTCCTTTTTTACCAAAAAAGCAGGAAAAAAGTATTCACACAAGTCCGTGATTTTTCCCGAAATGCTTTTTTAATAATTACGAAAATTAATTCTTATGGCTGCTATTGTGTATCTGTCAAAGGAAGACCTGGATTCATTATGGGACATGATAAACTGGCAGAAAGTACGGAAAATCGTATCAAGAACCCAGATAAAAATTGCAAAGGCAGCTAATGAACACAATATAGGGAAAATTAATGAATTCCAGGATAAACTGGTTCATTCATTTCCTGCAAAGCTGCTTGCAGTCAGAATTGTAACGGAAAATGAGGGCGGGGATAACGCGGGAGTTGACGGAATTATCTGGGATAAAGATGAAGAATGCATGCATGCCGCATGCACCCTGGACACTGACAATTATAATGCAAAACCTCTTCTAAGAATAATGATTCCCAAACCCGGAAAGGATGAGATGAGGCCGATATCACTTCCGGTTATGTATGACCGTGCAATACAGGCACTTTTCGCCCTTGCTCTTCAGCCGGTCTCAGAGACATGGGCCGATAAAAGATCTTTCGGATTCAGAAAGTATCGTTCGACAAAGGATGCTTCATCGTATATCAAATCTCTTTTGGACCACAAAAATTCGGCCGAATGGATACTTGAAGGGGATATAAAATCCTGCTTCGATAAAATATCGCACGACTGGCTTTTGGAAAATATACCGATGGATAAAAAAATACTTTCAGAATTTTTGAAGGCTGATTATATCTACCAGGACCAGAGATTCAGGACATCTGAAGGTGTCCCCCAGGGTGGAGTGATCTCCCCCTTTCTGGCAAATATGGCACTTGACGGTATGGAGGATTTTCTGGAGACAAAATTTTCCGGAAGAAAAGTCCATCTTGTCAGATATGCCGATGATTTCATCGTCACTGCCGATACTTCTGATACGGCACTGGAAGTTAAGGACAAATTGGAGGAGTTTTTAAGCATAAGAGGATTGCACCTTTCCGAAACAAAAACCAGAGTTGCCGGTGTCAGTGACGGTTTTGATTTTCTTGGATGGTCTTTCAGAAAAACCGACAACAGAGTTGTAATTACACCTTCTGAAAAATCCGTTCAGGGAATCATGGCCAGACTCTCGGAAGAGATCATGAATTCCAAATCCGGAAATCCCGATCAATTAATCGGGAGATTAAATCCTGTCATTCGCGGTTGGGCGGAATATAATAATCATATCAACTCCAATGCTGCTTTTGAAGAACTGGATCGTTATTTGTTTGATGAATTGATGAAATGGGTTCAGAACGCCAGTACAAAGACAAACCGGGGGGATATAATGGATAAGTCCTTTGAATTTCTCTGTGAGGGTGAATGGATCTTCTGCGGGGGAAATGAAAAACTTTTGAGATTTACGGATACTAAATTTTATTATCATCCTCCGCTGAAACTCGATGCAAATCCGTATCTTGAGAAAGGATACTTTACAGAGAGAAAAAGATCTGATAAGTGTGAGCTGTATATTGATGATTATTATCAATAACCGGCTCCTTTTGTCTTGTAAAACCCAAGTAAGAATTCATAGAAAAAATTATGTTTTCATTTTTCAATTATCTTCATCATGGAGACTGTTCTTGTTACCGGGAGGGGTGTAAAGATTGGAAGGCATAACAAAATGCTATACTTTTCCGAGCGAGATAAGAAAGAAAGATCAATATCTCCAATAGATCTGGATCTTATTATTTTAAGCGGAGAATTTTCAATATCTTCAGGTGCAATAAGACTTTTGTCTTCGCATGATGCCGGAATTGTCGTTCTGGACAATTATGGGAGACCCATCGGTCATTTCTTACCTGCAAGAAAGAGCAAAGTAATCGAAAATTATGAAATGCAACGCTCTCTCCCCTCTAAAAAATCACTCGGGATTGCAAAAGAGATCTGTCGGACTTCCGGAAGAAACAAGATTGCCTTGCTAAGATCGGTTGGCAGGAATAAAGGAATAGATTGCAAAGATATAATGTCATCTATTCAGTGTAAAATTGAATTGATAGATGAAATCACGAGTAAAAATGTTCTCCTTGGAATTGAGGGCATCACAGGAAGATTATATTATGAAGGATTAAAACTCCTGTTGCCGGAGGATGCCGGCTTCAGTCACAGGAACAGGCATCCCCCGTGTGATCCGGTAAATGCACTCCTCTCGTACGGATACGGGATACTATATTCTCATATCAGAAGAGCAGTGGTAACGGCGGGTTTATCACCTTATTATGGTATCCTGCATTCCTCGTATAAAAAACAGGAGGCCCTTGTCTATGATTTGATTGAAGAGTTCCGCCAGCCTGTTGTCGACCGGGTCGTCCTGACTCTCTTTAATAAAAATCAAGTGGGGATGAATGATTTTTCAATTGAATCGGGGAAATGCACAATAAATTCACAGGCGAAACGAATTTTTTCTTCCGAGATAATGAGCCGTTTAAATTCCGGTTACCTGTACAAATCCGTGCATTTAAAATTTAATGATATTATCAGAGAACAGGCAGTTTTAATGCAGAAGGCCATTGCCGGAGAATGTGATTACTTTGCTTTCAGGTACAGGTAGGTTTTTGAAATGGATAATTATCGACTGATCGTCAGTTACGATATAACCGATGACAAGAAGCGAAACGAAATGGTTGAGCATCTCCATTACATGGGATTATTTAGGATACAATATAGTGTCTTTGCAGGATTCGTGCCACGGAAAAGGTATGACTGCCTTGTTTCAGGCTGCATGGAGTGGTGCAGCACAGATGAAGATCGTCTTCTGATAATTCCGGTATGCAAAGCATGTCATGAAAGAATAGTTTCAGTTAACGATCATTTCCCCGAAGAAGAGCAGGATTATCTTGTAATCTGATCTTCATCACGACATTTTCTGCGGTGATCTTTATAAAGGATCTTTGAGAGATCCGATCACCGCAAAAATGAAAAAACAAAGCCTGTTCCTGCCTTCTTTTGGCAGGTTTCGGAGGGTCACCTGCGGTGATCTTTATAAAGGACCTTTGAGAGATCCGATCACCGCAGAATTTGAAAAAACGAAGCATGCAGGAGCCGACAGAAATCTTTTTCTCAGAGAAAGGCATACTGTTGCAATAACACCCGCAATTAGAAGGGTATGGAAACATTTCGTGCTCTATCTCCATTCTCCCCCTTTCGCAAGAGTTGCAATAACACCCGCAATTAGAAGGGTATGGAAACAGATAGAGGATGGCTAGCAGACCATCTTTCCAGAATTGTTGCAATAACACCCGCAATTAGAAGGGTATGGAAACTTGAAGACATTGTTCTGAGGATCTCGTCTATACGCTGTTGCAATAACACCCGCAATTAGAAGGGTATGGAAACTATTGCATCTTTCTTTCCTTTGTCCAGATTCTTATCGTTGCAATAACACCCGCAATTAGAAGGGTATGGAAACCGAATCCGCCACCATCCATTATTTTGGTTCCGTCATGGTTGCAATGTCACCCGTAATTAGAAGGGTATGGAAACAATTATTACAATATTGTATATAGTATAACCTACAGTTGCAATGTCACCCGTAATTAGAAGGGTATGGAAACTTCTCCGGGCGTTGAAGGCATCTATGTCTTCATGTTGCAATGACACCCGTAATTAGAAGGGTATGGAAACTTATTCTCGGTCCCAAATAGTGACCTTGACATTTTCTTGCAATGACACCCGCAATTAGAAGGGTATGGAAACGTAAAACAACTTCAATGCCGAGCTCTTCTAAAACCCTTGCAATGACACCCGCAATTAGAAGGGTATGGAAACAATTCTTGAGGGATGTTCATCCCATTCTTTCTTTACTTGCAATGACACCCGCAATTAGAAGGGTATGGAAACATAGATTATCTTCTTGACGATCTGGTACTTTATTTCAGTTGCAATGTCACCCGCAATTAGAAGGGTACGGAAATCCCGGTCATATAAAGAGCGTTAAGAACCTGGGATTGTTTGTTGCAATATCACCTGTTTTTATAAGTTCACGAGAATTTCAGGAGAGAATTCTGTTTTTGGAATCTTCCATGAGGGTGGGGAACATATCGATTTCGTGAATATATTTTAGTCCTGGGAATTTCAGAATGCCGTAGGCGAAATAATCAAAGAAATGAGAATAAAACAAAAAAAACCTGAACCTTATATAATAATGCTGTCAGTGAGTTCCACTATCATTGTCAGAATGCTAAAGGTGGAGAATCTCCACCAAAAGTAAAAATGCTGTCGACGGGATCCGAACCCGTGACCTCCAGATATCTCAGATATCAAGCGCCCCGAAATGTGCTACAAAACCCTATGAGTCTGGCGCCCTAACCGACTAGGCCACGACAGCATGTGAATTTTTTTCGTCGGTTATTCGCACAACAAAGTGCATAATAAAAAGGACGGATACGCTATTAAACCTTATGATATGACTACCGGAGATAACATCATGCAGTTTTTTCCCTTAAAAAAGCGAATATCAGATACATGAAATTTATGTTCTCGAGAAGGATTCAGAACACCCCGAAATCCTTCATACGCGAGATACTCAAGGTTACGGAAAACCCCGACGTTATCTCCTTCGCCGGCGGTCTTCCAAACCCTTCCTTAATCGACACCGAAGGGATCGGGAAGGCCGCATCGGATATCATAAAAAGCGACGGCAGGTCCGCCCTCCAGTACTCAACC
Above is a window of Methanolacinia paynteri DNA encoding:
- the cas10 gene encoding type III-B CRISPR-associated protein Cas10/Cmr2; this translates as MTKYLYVLSVGPVQDFIASARRTRDLWFGSYLLSEISRAAAKAIADSGGELIFPALKKSDPELEPTNRGHELDSFNIGNVILAKLPERGGDPEEINEKAETAAKDIWLNYAEAAKKEAKGVIRDDPTGDILWKEQVEDLIEFNSAWVPLENEDDYRIARKRVIRLLAGRKSIRDFEQVKGVPGIPKCSLDGARESVLKEKRKNLGILELRMRLSDGEQLSAIGLTKRLAGGRKMAFPSVTRVALDPWVRRIVAEGGEAGELLDEIGSQCRGDNSFSSGTGNRHYSDFPYDGQVCYLPRLNEFKKDLTKIPEDQRKSSEFNDDLGNLLKIEGKLRKLKDLEIQGSKRKIGEPNPYFAILIADGDHMGRAIANIESSNEHYKFSEKLSAFAGKAREIVEKDYHGVMVYSGGDDVIAFLPVDTCLKAARALHDEFGKTVEGLTFSVGIAIGHKNDPLEDLLDYGRQAEKAAKKPDRNGLALHLHTRSGGEPLKIREQWKEPGNNSMDERLDEWTGMHKKDEIPDKAGHEMLQMTREYKEWGSPPPAELLEKDLSRLLKRKSAGHGTTEISGENIRKIMEGVDSAETLHRRAKEIIIASRIASAATGGDNL
- the cmr1 gene encoding type III-B CRISPR module RAMP protein Cmr1 produces the protein MIQITRKLPEFPKVIPEKKDDPDIETKIYEIEVITPMFGGGAEAGIADPAMPIRASSVRGHLRFWWRATRGANYNNEQDLRQREGEIWGTTDNPSPVIIEVVQPKEIQYRSPPDYGFFRYGPEVYALFSAKAGEAELIKENFNFTVIISWLKEKRLNELRKIENEKLIQQKKEHKPERIDPIENDIEAAFWAWVNFGGIGARTRRGCGALYCKEFAPPDDDIGKWYSDSLKKYQIDKNTPKSWPTLPEKLRINTNNQIDPLKCWSDVVGGMKDFRQGKVGRNVYSKSFWPEPETIRETIQNQNGLKIRPKGRKKTDNRITVKSFPRAEFGMPIIFELKDEYIGNNTDDDNIKPTLQPNEKNDRMASPLILKPIKYQNGCKSLILRLKTNPLDSAYLKPGKHDLTTGVSLSYNDIVNTANAAYPNSPMRFSRGGKHPGSALEAFLAYAEENGFQEVPK
- the cas6 gene encoding CRISPR system precrRNA processing endoribonuclease RAMP protein Cas6, which gives rise to MFMHIHLKGKNILQGVYVIQIKQKNVQRTNPAFNSSIITVDINLRNDAAPEFCGDIFRGFLGHALKFNQDNYCEPDTEDSAYSRIYKADNDIKPYAVLSFKNEDLVTGFLKIHGDRRKYVPSVLSSLYEKEGVYNFNGCKYEIGGIQARTMNEIPEYNLGDSTTVNFITPTALFEKGRLMQLPAFSALVTASLRSFNRTAKKYDPGNYPLHVEDLEFDNYPEILDFDIRTNSILVHSRKNREKKNIVFTGITGSITYDTSGVDPGLGTILKAGEYLQIGKNTTYGFGGFYVASAKA
- the ltrA gene encoding group II intron reverse transcriptase/maturase, which codes for MAAIVYLSKEDLDSLWDMINWQKVRKIVSRTQIKIAKAANEHNIGKINEFQDKLVHSFPAKLLAVRIVTENEGGDNAGVDGIIWDKDEECMHAACTLDTDNYNAKPLLRIMIPKPGKDEMRPISLPVMYDRAIQALFALALQPVSETWADKRSFGFRKYRSTKDASSYIKSLLDHKNSAEWILEGDIKSCFDKISHDWLLENIPMDKKILSEFLKADYIYQDQRFRTSEGVPQGGVISPFLANMALDGMEDFLETKFSGRKVHLVRYADDFIVTADTSDTALEVKDKLEEFLSIRGLHLSETKTRVAGVSDGFDFLGWSFRKTDNRVVITPSEKSVQGIMARLSEEIMNSKSGNPDQLIGRLNPVIRGWAEYNNHINSNAAFEELDRYLFDELMKWVQNASTKTNRGDIMDKSFEFLCEGEWIFCGGNEKLLRFTDTKFYYHPPLKLDANPYLEKGYFTERKRSDKCELYIDDYYQ
- the cas1 gene encoding CRISPR-associated endonuclease Cas1, whose amino-acid sequence is METVLVTGRGVKIGRHNKMLYFSERDKKERSISPIDLDLIILSGEFSISSGAIRLLSSHDAGIVVLDNYGRPIGHFLPARKSKVIENYEMQRSLPSKKSLGIAKEICRTSGRNKIALLRSVGRNKGIDCKDIMSSIQCKIELIDEITSKNVLLGIEGITGRLYYEGLKLLLPEDAGFSHRNRHPPCDPVNALLSYGYGILYSHIRRAVVTAGLSPYYGILHSSYKKQEALVYDLIEEFRQPVVDRVVLTLFNKNQVGMNDFSIESGKCTINSQAKRIFSSEIMSRLNSGYLYKSVHLKFNDIIREQAVLMQKAIAGECDYFAFRYR
- the cas2 gene encoding CRISPR-associated endonuclease Cas2 — its product is MDNYRLIVSYDITDDKKRNEMVEHLHYMGLFRIQYSVFAGFVPRKRYDCLVSGCMEWCSTDEDRLLIIPVCKACHERIVSVNDHFPEEEQDYLVI